In the Chloroflexota bacterium genome, CGCCTCACTTCGCTGAGGAAGGGAGAGACGTCGTCATGCGGCACATGACTGAAAAAGAAGCCGAAGAAGCAGCCATCAACGGAACTATCTGCAAACGGCAGCTCGTAGGCGCTGGCGCGCACGAGCGTGGCATGGGTGTTGTTCATGCTTAAACGCTTGCGGCACTCTGCCAACATGTGCGGCCCGTAGTCAAGCGCGGTAACCTCCAGACCGGACTGGGCCAGCAGTGAAGTCCACCAGCCAATTCCGCAAGCGACTTCCAATATGCTTCCTTCACCAAATGCGGCCAAATCCTCTTCAAGTTGCCGCAAGCCACTGAGAAAGGGCTCGTTTGTTTCCGGTCGGTCGTAGAGCCCTGTACGGAGAAACCAGTCTACGTATTCTCCGGCGCGCTGGTCGTAGTAGACCTGCATTGACTGCTTGAGGGTCTCGTTGTCGACCTCTTCTTCCCAGGCCTCGTAGTCGAAGCCCGTGCTTTTACCGGTTGGTGGATGTTCAGACATGGGGGAGTGGGTTTTCCGCTAACTCGATCTCTGCTTCGGATAGGTCTTTGGCGGTATCGATTGCGCGCCAGTATGCACGTGACTTATAAGCGCCAAGTTTGCCTGCTTGGGCAATTTGTGGAAACGTGCTCCGCTCGTGATCACCCTTGTCCGGCAACAGATCCCTGATGGCGGGCGACAGCGCATAGATTCCGGCACTCAGCCAATGGGGTAAGAGCGGTTTCTCGTGAAATGCGATTACCTTGTGCGCGTCGTTCGATTCGACGATGCCATATGGACTCTGCAGTTGCGTCAGCGAAAGCGTAGCAGTGTTTTCGCCTTCCACATGCACGTCCACGAGCGAAGATATGTCCATACTCGTGAGAGTGTCGCCATTTGTCGCAAGAATAAATGGGTCGGAAGTATCTGCCATCCCAAACGCCAGCTTCAGCCCGCCTCCCGTTCCGAGCTTTTCGTACTCGATCGCGTACTCAATCTGAACGCCAATTGCTCCGCCATCGCCAAAGCGATCCTGAATTACGTCGTGCCGGTAGCCGCACGAAATGACAAAGCGCGAAACGCCACTGTCTCTAAGCCACGCAAGCTGATATGCGAGAATTGGGACACCGCAGGCCTCTACCATGGTCTTGGGGCGGTCGGATGTATACGGCCGCAGTCGCTCTCCTAGCCCCCCGGCGAGAATAATCGCTTGCATTTGATCTGTCGACGCTCCCTCTATGTGGATGCTCCGGAAATGTACACTCCAAAGACAGAGTGACTAGGGTCAAACGGCATGGGACTTCATTCCTACCAAGTCCGTCTCAGAGACGTGGACTCCCAGTTTGCCGAGGTTGAATCCGGCTACCCTTCGTTCTAAAGGAGACCGGCAAGGTGGCGCGGCTCGAAACAAACAAAGAAAGTCAGTCAGCTTCGCTTGGGTTAGCTTTCTTGATGTTCCGATTCAATTGTATAGAGGATGCGTACACCAGGCAAAACGGGTCACTGAACGGAAAGTGTCGCATCAGGGCAGCAGATGCGGCTCGTTGTCAAACTGGCCCCTTGTACCGGCGGCAGTCTCTTACCACGCTGAAGGCGCAAATGGGATTTGGAGTTGATGCTGCGGTCAATGACGGCAGATCCTGCGACTACCGGGACTTGCCCTTGCCGGGGTCCCTACGGGCTGAAGAGCGACGTACGAATTGAAAAGCCGGTGAATAACCCAGGGCGCGTAACGTTTACGGTGATTTCGCGCGTGTCCCGATCAGCATACTCGACATCAACCGTCATAATGTACTCGTAGGTTGGTTCCGGAATAAACGCGTCGAGCCAAATCGGTTCATTGGCGCGAATGCGCACGCGTGTGACCGTATAGCGTCGTATGGGGTAATAGCGGACCCACGAGGGCGGGGAAGCATCGACTTCGAAAATCTCCAAGTCTTGTTTGGGCAGCCCCTCAGCCTGAGCCAGGATATTATCTATGATGTCCTGGGGCCTCTTGGTCACAATCTCCGTGTTTCTCTCGTCAATGCGTGGATCGTAAACGTGGTTGCGCGGCGCCGTGAGGACAAGCAGAAAAAGGCCAATTAACCCGGAAAAGCCGAGGACAAAGACCCATGTAAGTTTCTGCTTCATGGCAAGGTGCTCCAATTGTCGCACGCCGCGTTTAGGTGGACTTCTTGTTCCAGCAGCGAGCCCACCTGCGATGGTATCTCCCGCTAGCGTCAATGGCGAACCACATAGTCTCAGTATATAATGCGAGTTAGGAATAGCAATCGTCCATTTCTTGAGTTCATTCCCGGCCGCGATGAGCAAGTGCAGCTAATGTGTCGCCAATGGCACACCCACTGCTGCCCACGCGCAGCAGTGGGTGTGCTGAATGAAGGTCGGGCGATTCTGTTGGATTGGCTGCGACAATGAATAGACGCAGCTACTTAGAGTGCACAATGCTTAACCAGATCACCCTTGCTGAGGACTCTGCGTAGATTGTGCGGGACATCGGTAACTAGAGACAGGAGAAAACTGAGTGGGGTATACAATTACGCTGATTCCGGGCGATGGCGTCGGTCCAGAGATTACGGAAGCAACTTGCCGCGTCATTGAGGCGTTAGATGTCGGCATTTCGTGGGACGTCCAAGAAGCGGGTCTGCACGTCTTTGAGAAGACCGGCGAACTGCTGCCGCAATCTGTCATCGATTCATTGCGGCGGAATAGGGTGGGTATCAAAGGGCCGATTACGACTCCCGTGGGCACAGGGTTTCGCAGCCTCAACGTCACGTTGCGCAAGGAACTAAAGTGCTACGCCAACTTGCGGCCATGCAAGAGCTATACCGGCGTGCAAACGCGCTTTGATGCGATTGACATTGTGGTAGTGCGAGAAAACCTTGAGGATCTGTACGCAGGAATCGAGTTTGAGGAAGGCACTGGGAGTGCCTTGGAGCTCATCCACTTCATCCGTGCCCATCACGGTAGTCAGATTCCAATGGATGCGGGAATCACGATTAAGCCAATCACCGTAGAGGGTTCTCGCCGCATTGTAAAGTTCGCTTTCGAGTACGCCCGGGCGAATGGACGCAAGACTGTTACCGCAATTCATAAAGCAAACATTCAAAAGCACTCGGACGGCCTTTTCCTCCGTGTGGCACGCGAAGTTGCGGAAGACTATCCCGAAATCGAATTTTGGGACATGATCGTGGATGCTACCTGTATGCAGCTGGTGCGCCGGCCGGAACAGTTTGACGTTATGGTCATGCCGAATCTATACGGCGACATTCTGTCCGACCTCTGTGCCGGGCTGGTTGGGGGTCTGGGTGTTGCTCCCGGCGCAAACATCGGCGACCAAATGGCGCTTTTCGAGCCAATTCACGGCAGTGCGCCCAAGTACACCGGCCAGAACAAGGTAAATCCCATGGCCCAGATGTTTTCGGCGGTGATGATGCTGCGCCACATTGGCGAGCGCGAGGCCGCGGAACGGATGGAGACAGCGCTCGCGGACGTCATCGCGGAAGGCAAGCACGTCACCTACGACATGAAGCCCGACCGCAATG is a window encoding:
- a CDS encoding class I SAM-dependent methyltransferase, producing the protein MSEHPPTGKSTGFDYEAWEEEVDNETLKQSMQVYYDQRAGEYVDWFLRTGLYDRPETNEPFLSGLRQLEEDLAAFGEGSILEVACGIGWWTSLLAQSGLEVTALDYGPHMLAECRKRLSMNNTHATLVRASAYELPFADSSVDGCFFGFFFSHVPHDDVSPFLSEVRRVVRPGGSVCIFDSSLPSLDDVETEIQQRPLRDGSLHPALKVYYGARGLARVLGPFAEQLAIKKVEGLFITAHYRSRG
- a CDS encoding nucleotidyltransferase family protein, translated to MQAIILAGGLGERLRPYTSDRPKTMVEACGVPILAYQLAWLRDSGVSRFVISCGYRHDVIQDRFGDGGAIGVQIEYAIEYEKLGTGGGLKLAFGMADTSDPFILATNGDTLTSMDISSLVDVHVEGENTATLSLTQLQSPYGIVESNDAHKVIAFHEKPLLPHWLSAGIYALSPAIRDLLPDKGDHERSTFPQIAQAGKLGAYKSRAYWRAIDTAKDLSEAEIELAENPLPHV
- a CDS encoding isocitrate/isopropylmalate dehydrogenase family protein, whose amino-acid sequence is MGYTITLIPGDGVGPEITEATCRVIEALDVGISWDVQEAGLHVFEKTGELLPQSVIDSLRRNRVGIKGPITTPVGTGFRSLNVTLRKELKCYANLRPCKSYTGVQTRFDAIDIVVVRENLEDLYAGIEFEEGTGSALELIHFIRAHHGSQIPMDAGITIKPITVEGSRRIVKFAFEYARANGRKTVTAIHKANIQKHSDGLFLRVAREVAEDYPEIEFWDMIVDATCMQLVRRPEQFDVMVMPNLYGDILSDLCAGLVGGLGVAPGANIGDQMALFEPIHGSAPKYTGQNKVNPMAQMFSAVMMLRHIGEREAAERMETALADVIAEGKHVTYDMKPDRNDPTAAGTSGVADALIERLR